The genomic region CGACGCGGGTCAGTTCCGCCGCGATGACGCTGTTGATCGATTATGCGCGGAGCCAGAACACCACGGGATTTTTGGTCATCAAGGACGGAAAGGTCCTGATCGAGAAGAACTGGCCGGCGCCCGCTGGCGATCCGGCATTCGCCAGCTTCACTTATGGGCGCGCGGCTGACGGTGCGCTGCTGGAGGATGTGGCTTCCCAGCAGAAGAGCTTCGTCTCGATGCTCGTCGCCATCGCGATCGACAAGGGCCTGATCGACGTCGAAAAGCCGGTTTCGGATTATATCGGCGCGGGCTGGTCTCGCGCGACATCGGGGCAGGAAGCGAAGATCCGCGTCATCGACGTGCTGACGATGAGCTCGGGCCTCGACCGGAAATTCGGCTATGCGGCACCGCCCGGAACGCGCTTTCTCTACAACACGCCGGTATATGCGATCACCGGGCGGATCGTGACGGCGGCGGCGCGCGAGCCGCTCGACGCGATCACGCGTGATTGGCTGACCGGGCCGGTCGGCATGGCGGAGACGGCGTGGCGCAACCGGCCGATGGCGCTCGCAGACGTCGGCAACGACATCGGGCTGATCACCTCCCCGCGCGACATCGCGAAGTTCGGCCTCATGATCCTGCACGGCGGCGTGGCCGAAAACGGCAGGCGCGTCGTCTCGCGAAGAAGTCTCGCGGCGATGTTTGCGCGTTCGCCGACCAATCCGGCTTACGGCCGGCTGTGGTGGCTGAACGGGGGCGCCTATACGATCGGTGCGCACGCGGATCGCCGGGACGGTCCGTTGGTCGCAGCGGCGCCCGCCGACATGGTGGCCGCGCTCGGCGCCTTCGATCGCCAACTCTACATCGTTCCCAGCCGCCGGCTGGTGGTCGTCAGGACCGGCGCGGCGGCGCCGGACAGGGATTTCAGTCAGCAATTGTGGATACGGCTGATGAAGGTCGTCGACTGACCGATTGCCGGTGATGATCCTGAAGAAATCGATACGCTTGAAAGGCATAAGGCAATGGAGATGCTGGCATGATCGACCGGAGAGGGCTGATGACGGGCGGGGCGGCGATGATCGGCGGGTTGACGCTCGGCGGGCGCGCTTTCGCCGCGACGCCGTCGCTGCAAGGCGCCGCGCGCGAGGCGTGGCTTTATTCGGTCCCGCTCGTTGAAGTCGCCAACGTGCGGCGGCGCATCCTCGCCAGGGGGCAGGCCAACGTCTTCGTCCATAATCGCGATTTGACCAACGTCAGGACGCAGAAGGTGACCTCGCCGAACAACGATACGATGTATTCGCGCGCGATGCTCGACCTGCGCGCGGGGCCGGTCGAGGTGACGCTTCCCGCGACGGGGGAGCGCTACATCTCGCTGCAACTCGTCGACATGTACACCAACAACATTGCGGTGCTGGGCACGCGCACCACGGGCGGCAATGGCGGCCGCTTCCTTGTCGTCGGGCCGCGCGGCGACGCGCCGGCGGGTGCGATCCGGGCGCCGTCCGACTGGGTCTTCGCGCTCGTGCGGACGCTGGTCGATGGCCCGGTGGATGTCGCCGCGGTGCGCGCGGTGCAGGATGGACTCGCCATCCGGGGCGGTCTCGGCCCCGCGCTCGACATGCCGGTGCCAGCGCGCGATGCCACCTGGCAGGAATATTTCGGCGACGCGGGCGCGCTGATCGTCGAATCGCCCCCGCCGGTCACCGACGACGCGCTGTTCGAGCGGATCGCGCCGCTTGGCCTGTCGCGTGCGGGATTCCGGCCGCCCCGGTTTTCCGCCGCGGCTATCCGCGAGATCGAGGCCGGGATGGCCGAAGCGC from Sphingomonas sp. CL5.1 harbors:
- a CDS encoding serine hydrolase; its protein translation is MAARSPARILLSAMLAMPGITAVGAVSLTPGAMAATRVSSAAMTLLIDYARSQNTTGFLVIKDGKVLIEKNWPAPAGDPAFASFTYGRAADGALLEDVASQQKSFVSMLVAIAIDKGLIDVEKPVSDYIGAGWSRATSGQEAKIRVIDVLTMSSGLDRKFGYAAPPGTRFLYNTPVYAITGRIVTAAAREPLDAITRDWLTGPVGMAETAWRNRPMALADVGNDIGLITSPRDIAKFGLMILHGGVAENGRRVVSRRSLAAMFARSPTNPAYGRLWWLNGGAYTIGAHADRRDGPLVAAAPADMVAALGAFDRQLYIVPSRRLVVVRTGAAAPDRDFSQQLWIRLMKVVD
- a CDS encoding DUF1254 domain-containing protein gives rise to the protein MIDRRGLMTGGAAMIGGLTLGGRAFAATPSLQGAAREAWLYSVPLVEVANVRRRILARGQANVFVHNRDLTNVRTQKVTSPNNDTMYSRAMLDLRAGPVEVTLPATGERYISLQLVDMYTNNIAVLGTRTTGGNGGRFLVVGPRGDAPAGAIRAPSDWVFALVRTLVDGPVDVAAVRAVQDGLAIRGGLGPALDMPVPARDATWQEYFGDAGALIVESPPPVTDDALFERIAPLGLSRAGFRPPRFSAAAIREIEAGMAEARVVATQSRLGKQVVGGWAYPSWDLGRFEQDYEFRAQTSVAGLFALPLDEALYTRSVGDAPDGLFHKDRYHLRFAGDALPPVDGFWSITLYEATPDGQFFFTPNAIDRYSIGNRTKGLTRGADGSLDIWIARDDPGAARRANWLPAPRDKPFVLSMRAFMPRAPLLNGTYRFPPLRAFA